The bacterium genome segment GATCGGAAACTGGATACCCGCTGTTCTTGCAGGCCAGTATTGCCCGTTCTAATACCTTGGCAAAGTTTCTCCATTGGGCATACTCAAGTACCGGAGCAAGCTCCCGGGCATACCAGAATTCAGTGCCATCAGTCGAAACATGCTTTATTGCTTCAAATGATTTATATTCTTTGGCTATTAAGTTACTCACGTTCTCGCCTTTTTTAATATGGCTTTTTCGCTATTTCTTAGCCTTCTTTAGTCCTTGTTGGTTTCAAAACTGGCCATGAAATCCGGCTTGACCGGGATCCCATGGTCGCGCAGCAGCTGGCGGGCTTGGTATTCGTGAATGTTCATTCTTTTCCGTTAGACATATTACTGAAATATTATTTTTAGCTTTGTGCCACTAATGTTTACAATGTGGCAAGCGATGTAACCTTTCTGGCCACAATTCTATTCGTGGCGTGCTTATGGGGTATTCCACTTGACATACAATCGAAAATCTCTTCGGTACAATAATCTACTTCCCAATCGTGATAATGTGTGAACAGTTCTCCAGATATCCACTTTTGTGCAGTTGTTTCACTTTCCGGAGATTTCCCTATAAATGGTTTTTTAATAAATACCGAAAAGACATGTAGCCCGTCAATATTTGTGTGGTTTTTATAATCGTCAAATATCTCAGATCTTTTTTCTAAAGGTATATAATGCAATACGCCCGTTGAAAATAAAATGTCATAATTATCGGTTAACCGATACTCGTTTATATCTGCTTGAAAAACATTTACAGATA includes the following:
- a CDS encoding methyltransferase domain-containing protein, whose protein sequence is MENYYDDKYKQNGFYWGKTPSKTCYKALELLPPVKPLKLLVIGCGEGRNAIFFARNGYQVTAFDLSANGVEKTKRMAEEAKVSVNVFQADINEYRLTDNYDILFSTGVLHYIPLEKRSEIFDDYKNHTNIDGLHVFSVFIKKPFIGKSPESETTAQKWISGELFTHYHDWEVDYCTEEIFDCMSSGIPHKHATNRIVARKVTSLATL